AACTCAGTTTTTAATACCATCAGTTGACAATTACTTTCAGTATCTTGGGTGTCATTTACAATCCTGCAAATAATGAACTCGTAGCTTTTAACATTCAGGCCGAACAGTCACCTACCTGACTGGGCCTCTTAAgcagaagatgaaaataaaaatcatttactgTTTTGTCAGTGGAAATGTTATAGGCCAGTTAACAAAACTCCGAAACTTATGGACACGAATGTGAGCCCAGTTAGTTTCTAGTTCAGCGTACAAATCATACAGGCTCTTGGGCTATGAGGAGAAAGCTTTAGTATACTTGGTCTATAAAAGAATTGTTTACCCTTAAAAAGTTCAAGTGGGAACCACTGTCCTCGGCCACTTCCTGAGATCAGGGCAGGCAGAGCCTTTGTTGTCAGGCCTCAGGTGAGGACACCGGGCCCATCACCCTCCTTAGGTCCTGGACGTGAGCACCAGGGGTCAGGCAGGGCCCTTTTCCCTCAGGATCTGTGACTTtcttccctgtccccactccGTCCCCCGGTCCTCTGTGGGGTTCGCCCTGCGCTGCTGTCCCGCGTCGGATCCCTTCCGAGCAGACACTGAGACGAGGGCGGGTAGCACACTCGGGTGCTGGAGGGAGGCGGGTGgagcaggagggggaggaggccagCTCTCAGTCCACCGCGGGCAGCCGGAGGGATCCTGGTCCCGGGAAGCACGGACAGCCCTGAGGGCCGGCTCGGCAGTAGGGGGTGGGCTGCTTCAGGGCGTCAGTGCCAGCATTTCCCTGCTTGCCCTGGGTGCAGCCACTCCGCAGACAGAGGGACAAGCTAGCCAGGGGACACAGTCAGGGCGCCGACTGTATTTGTTGGCTGCAGGTTTTATGTGAACATGTTCCTTTAAAAACACGTATTGTTGTCATTTTGTACAAATGGCATTGGGTACGGATGTTGGTTATTTTCCCACTCGGTACTTTTTTGTGTGCAGACAGACCTTCTGTCGTTTCCAGGTGCAGGCTGGGACCCGTGTCGCTCCGATCCAGGCCTTCAGCACTGCCCACCCAGATGGGCTCCGGCTCCGCAGGGTCACCAGCCGTGCTGCAGGGGACCACCCGTGTGCCTCACCTGCTGTGGCTGGAGCTTTGGGGTTATCGCAGGAGTGGAAGCGCTGCGTCCAGGCCCCCGCGGATCTTCTCCCGGCTGACACCAGGGGGCTCAGGTCTGCGTGGCTTCGCCCGCTGCCCTGCCGGGGCCGAGCAAGCGCTGGGGTCCCGGCACCACCCCTCCCGACCGTGTGGCTCCTCGCGCCTGCCAGCTGTGTCGCCCGGTGCAGGCTCATCGCGAGGGCGCCCTGTTCCCGATGCTGTTTGCGGTGTGAGGCGTCCCTCCTTCTTCCCGGTGATTCTGCTCCTCTTGAAGCCCGGTTGCCCGTCGAGCTCGTCGCAGTCGGTGTCTCCCCAGCCGTCACCTCCAGGCTCTCTGCGCCTCTGCAGGTCGCGCAGGTGAGGGTCTCGTGAGAGTGCGTTCTCCAGCCCAACAGCCGTGGTTCTGTTTAGTCTGATGCATCTAATGTAACTACTTATCTGGACGCACGCAGGCCTGATCTGTTCTTCTTGTTCATCGTGCCTCTTATGAGTCAGTCCGTTGTTCTCATActccattttaatttctcctttttaactgCACGCTCAGCTTTCAGAGGTTGCTCTGGGAATCGCGTTCTTCCTCCCTCACCCGTCACAGTCCAGGTTATTCCATATCGTGTGACGTGAGAGCATTGATTGTCCTTCAGTGTCTATAATGTGTATTGATTTAAGTTTCCTCTTTGCTCTTGTtgcaattttaccttttttttttttttttttttgcggtacgcgggcctctcactgttgtggcctctcccgctgcggagcacaggctccggacgcgcaggcgcagcggccatggctcacgggcccagccgctccgcggcacgtgggatctacccggaccggggcacgaacccgcgtcccccgcatcggcaggcggactctcaaccactgcaccaccagggaagccccaaccattTATATTCTATACTTCATAATTATTAATgcgtaatttttaaaaatacactttattttgGCAAACCTCTTAATGTCTAGTTGTTTTGGTTGgttctatattttatttgtatctcCTTCTCAAGATTTGTTTATATCATTCATCTTTCCAAGCAGTAGGCTTTTTtggttattcttttctttttttccaataatCTATGTATTTGTCCACATATTTATGTCTTTCCTTCTTGTTACTTTGAGTTTACTTTTcctctttgtaaatttttatattgaatatttttttccctttaagtaTTGCTTTAGCTTTGTCCCACAAATtctgacatttttgttttcattttcattcagttctaaatatttcttAACCCCCTTCTGATTTACTTTTAAACCCAAGTGTTATTTAgtaatgttattttctttccaaaacatgtggtatttttttttaaaa
This sequence is a window from Physeter macrocephalus isolate SW-GA chromosome 20, ASM283717v5, whole genome shotgun sequence. Protein-coding genes within it:
- the CLN8 gene encoding protein CLN8 isoform X3, whose translation is MPLLLSWIFLGAWLRLWSWCPLSLVLVGPSSSFSIIETLQTFCRFQVQAGTRVAPIQAFSTAHPDGLRLRRVTSRAAGDHPCASPAVAGALGLSQEWKRCVQAPADLLPADTRGLRSAWLRPLPCRGRASAGVPAPPLPTVWLLAPASCVARCRLIARAPCSRCCLRCEASLLLPGDSAPLEARLPVELVAVGVSPAVTSRLSAPLQVAQETQWTPVHLPSPQPGVTLASPCACQASGPKFASVTVLVTQMEHSC